Within Stella humosa, the genomic segment CCGACGATCGCCGGCTGGGACGGCCGGTTCCGCAGCGTGACCACGAGCCTGCTGGGCTATGGCGGCACCGCCGAGCGCCGAACCCCGGACGACGGCTCCATCGACCACGAGGCGGCGATGCTGGAAGCGGTCGTGCGCCGCGCGGGCGCTCCCGTGCATCTGGTCGGGCATTCCTTCGGCGGGCTGGTGGCGCTGACGGTGGCACTACGCGGCCGGGTGCCCCTGGCCAGTCTCGTCGTCATGGAGCCGCCGGGGGTCGAACTGCTGCGGACGAGCGGTGCGGCGGACGCCTACCAGTCCTTTCACCGGATGACGGCCGACTATTTCGCCGCCTTCGAGGGCGGGGACACGGACGCCATCGCGGGGATGATCGACTTTTATGGCGGCGCCGGCACCTTCGCATCCTGGCCGCAGCGGGTGCGCGACTATGCCGTGCGGACGACGCCGGTGAACATCCTCGACTGGCGGAGCGCTTATGCCTGCACCCTGTCGGCCGCGACGCTGGCCGCCATCGCGATCCCGACCCTGGTCGTCTGCGGCGGCACCACCCACCCGGCGATGCGGCATCTGGCAGCACTGGTGGCCCGATCCATCCCCGGCGCCGGCCTCGCCACGATCGAAGGCGCCGCGCATTTCATGATCGCCACCCACGCCGCCGCCTCGGCCGACCTGATCGCCGGCCATGTCCGCAAGGCACAGGCCGGGCTCTAGGTCGCCCGCCCAAGGGATAGCCAAAGCCGGTGCGCCCGCCCGTCGAGGGCGACACGGAGCAGGCCCTCGACCGCTTCCGCCGGTGCGTCGTCCAGGCGCATGGTCGAGGGCTCGCCGACGGCCGCGGTCTCCACCTCTATGTCGTAGCGGGTAGCGCCCACCGTCACTGTCGCCTGGAATCCCGGCCATGATGGCGGGATGCTGGGGTCGATCACCAGGAAACCGCCCTCGCGGCGGATGCCGAGGATGCCCTCGATGCCGGCGCGGTACATCCAGCCGGCCGCGCCCGTGTACCAGGTCCAGCCGCCCCGGCCGACATGGGGGGCGACCGAATAGACGTCGGCCGCGACGACATAGGGCTCCACCTTGTAGCGTGCGGCGTCGGCCGGCGTGCGGGCGTGGTTGATGGGATTGAGCAGGCCGAAGAGCGCGACGGCCCGTTCGCCCGCCCCCATGCGGGCCAGCGCCATCACCGCCCACATGGCGGCATGGCTGTACTGCCCGCCATTCTCGCGCAGGCCGGGCGGGTAGCCGCCGATATAGCCGGGGTCGCGCTCCGGCTGGTCGAAGGGCGGGGTGAAGAGCAGCGCCAGGCCATCCTGGCGCCGTACCAGCTCGCTTTCCAGCGAGGCCATGGCGGTGGCCGCCCGCGCCGGGTCGGCCGCACCCGAGAGCACGGCCCAGGACTGGGCGATCGAAT encodes:
- a CDS encoding alpha/beta fold hydrolase; this encodes MIEDALGPIDYDESGSGPTLVLVPGSCSTGAAWRPTIAGWDGRFRSVTTSLLGYGGTAERRTPDDGSIDHEAAMLEAVVRRAGAPVHLVGHSFGGLVALTVALRGRVPLASLVVMEPPGVELLRTSGAADAYQSFHRMTADYFAAFEGGDTDAIAGMIDFYGGAGTFASWPQRVRDYAVRTTPVNILDWRSAYACTLSAATLAAIAIPTLVVCGGTTHPAMRHLAALVARSIPGAGLATIEGAAHFMIATHAAASADLIAGHVRKAQAGL